A genome region from Bacteroides stercoris ATCC 43183 includes the following:
- a CDS encoding valine--tRNA ligase, with protein sequence MELASKYNPADVEGKWYQYWLDHKLFSSKPDGREPYTIVIPPPNVTGVLHMGHMLNNTIQDILVRRARMEGKNACWVPGTDHASIATEAKVVNKLAAQGIKKTDLTRDEFLKHAWEWTDEHGGIILKQLRKLGASCDWDRTAFTMDEKRSESVIKVFVDLYNKGLIYRGVRMVNWDPKALTALSDEEVIYKEEHSKLYYLKYYVADDDMSGETGAEGEVVHRDASGKRYAVVATTRPETIMGDTAMCINPADPKNQWLKGKKVIVPLVNRVIPVIQDDYVDVEFGTGCLKVTPAHDVNDYMLGEKYNLPAIDIFNDNGTLSEAAGLYVGMDRFDVREQIEKDLQGAGLLEKVEAYTNKVGFSERTNVAIEPKLSMQWFLKMQHFADMALPPVMNDDLKFYPAKYKNTYRNWLENIKDWCISRQLWWGHRIPAYFLPEGGYVVAATPEEALKLAQEKTGNPALKIEDLRQDEDCLDTWFSSWLWPISLFDGILNPGNEEINYYYPTSDLVTGPDIIFFWVARMIMAGYEYEGKMPFKNVYFTGIVRDKLGRKMSKSLGNSPDPLDLIDRYGADGVRMGMMLSAPAGNDILFDDALCEQGRNFNNKIWNAFRLVKGWEVSEEVPVPEAAELAMRWFESKQNAVAAELADLFGKYRLSEALMAVYKLFWDEFSSWYLEMIKPAYGQPINKKVYDTTIGLFDNLLHLLHPFMPFITEELWQHIVDRKNGESLMVSPISMSTEVDEAFVQQFEVVKEVISNVRSIRLQKNIAQKGPLELQVVGENPVAAFDAVIIKMCNLSVVTAVEAKADGAAAFMVGTTEFAVPLGNMIDVEAEIARMEAELKHKEGFLQGVLKKLSNEKFVNNAPAAVIEMERKKQADAESIISSLRESIAALKKA encoded by the coding sequence ATGGAATTAGCAAGTAAGTACAATCCCGCTGACGTAGAGGGAAAGTGGTACCAGTATTGGTTAGACCACAAATTATTCAGTTCTAAACCCGATGGTCGTGAGCCCTACACCATCGTCATTCCGCCCCCTAACGTCACCGGTGTGCTCCACATGGGACACATGCTTAATAATACCATCCAAGATATCCTTGTACGCCGTGCCCGTATGGAAGGCAAGAACGCCTGCTGGGTTCCGGGTACGGACCATGCTTCCATTGCCACCGAAGCCAAGGTTGTGAACAAGCTTGCCGCACAGGGCATCAAGAAAACAGACCTTACCCGCGACGAATTCCTGAAGCATGCCTGGGAATGGACGGACGAGCACGGTGGCATCATCCTGAAACAGCTCCGTAAGTTGGGCGCTTCCTGCGATTGGGACCGCACTGCCTTCACCATGGATGAGAAACGCAGTGAAAGCGTGATTAAAGTGTTTGTAGACCTTTACAACAAGGGGCTGATTTATCGCGGTGTGCGTATGGTGAACTGGGACCCGAAAGCCCTCACCGCCCTCAGCGACGAAGAGGTTATCTATAAGGAAGAGCACAGCAAGCTGTATTATCTGAAATATTACGTTGCCGACGATGACATGTCCGGTGAGACGGGAGCCGAAGGCGAAGTGGTTCATCGCGACGCTTCCGGCAAGCGTTATGCCGTGGTAGCCACTACACGTCCCGAAACAATCATGGGTGATACGGCGATGTGTATCAACCCTGCCGACCCGAAGAACCAATGGCTGAAAGGCAAGAAAGTGATTGTGCCGCTGGTGAACCGCGTTATTCCTGTTATCCAGGATGATTATGTAGACGTGGAGTTCGGTACGGGCTGTCTGAAGGTAACTCCTGCACACGATGTCAACGACTATATGCTGGGCGAGAAATACAACCTGCCTGCCATCGACATCTTCAACGACAACGGTACGCTGAGCGAAGCAGCCGGACTGTACGTAGGCATGGACCGCTTCGATGTACGCGAGCAGATTGAGAAAGACCTGCAGGGTGCCGGGTTGCTGGAAAAGGTGGAAGCCTATACCAATAAGGTCGGTTTCTCCGAACGTACCAACGTGGCAATCGAGCCGAAGCTCTCCATGCAGTGGTTCCTCAAGATGCAGCACTTTGCCGATATGGCTCTGCCTCCGGTAATGAATGATGACTTGAAATTCTATCCAGCCAAATATAAGAATACCTATAGAAATTGGCTGGAGAATATCAAGGACTGGTGTATCAGCCGCCAGTTGTGGTGGGGACACCGCATTCCCGCTTACTTCCTGCCGGAAGGCGGATATGTGGTGGCAGCCACTCCCGAAGAGGCCTTGAAGCTGGCACAGGAAAAGACCGGAAATCCTGCCCTTAAAATAGAGGATTTGCGTCAGGACGAGGATTGTCTCGACACCTGGTTTTCTTCCTGGTTGTGGCCTATCTCCCTGTTCGACGGTATCCTGAATCCGGGCAACGAAGAAATCAACTATTATTATCCTACCAGTGACCTGGTAACGGGGCCGGATATTATCTTCTTCTGGGTGGCGCGCATGATTATGGCAGGGTATGAATACGAAGGTAAGATGCCGTTCAAGAACGTTTACTTCACGGGTATTGTCCGCGACAAGCTGGGACGCAAGATGTCCAAATCGCTCGGCAATTCACCCGACCCGCTTGACCTGATAGACCGTTACGGTGCCGATGGTGTGCGTATGGGTATGATGCTTTCGGCTCCTGCAGGTAACGACATCCTTTTTGACGATGCGCTTTGCGAACAGGGACGTAACTTCAACAATAAGATATGGAATGCTTTCCGCCTGGTTAAGGGCTGGGAAGTGAGTGAGGAAGTGCCTGTGCCAGAAGCTGCCGAACTGGCTATGCGCTGGTTCGAGTCCAAACAGAATGCCGTGGCTGCCGAATTGGCAGACCTGTTCGGCAAGTATCGTTTGAGCGAAGCATTGATGGCGGTGTACAAGCTCTTCTGGGATGAGTTCTCTTCCTGGTATCTGGAGATGATTAAGCCTGCTTACGGACAGCCCATCAACAAGAAGGTGTACGATACGACTATCGGTCTCTTCGATAATCTGTTGCATCTGCTGCACCCGTTCATGCCGTTCATCACTGAAGAGTTGTGGCAGCACATCGTCGACCGTAAGAATGGAGAAAGCCTTATGGTAAGCCCTATCTCCATGTCGACGGAAGTGGACGAGGCTTTTGTACAGCAGTTCGAGGTGGTGAAAGAGGTTATCAGTAATGTACGTTCTATCCGTTTGCAGAAGAACATCGCCCAAAAAGGACCGTTGGAATTACAGGTTGTCGGTGAAAACCCGGTGGCTGCTTTCGATGCTGTCATTATCAAGATGTGCAACCTTTCTGTCGTAACCGCAGTTGAGGCTAAGGCCGACGGCGCTGCCGCTTTCATGGTAGGCACAACGGAATTTGCCGTTCCTTTGGGCAACATGATTGATGTGGAAGCCGAAATAGCCCGTATGGAAGCTGAATTGAAGCATAAGGAAGGCTTCCTGCAAGGCGTTCTGAAGAAACTGAGTAACGAGAAGTTCGTGAATAATGCTCCTGCTGCCGTTATCGAAATGGAACGCAAGAAACAGGCGGACGCGGAGAGTATCATCAGCTCACTGAGAGAAAGTATTGCCGCTTTGAAGAAAGCGTAA
- the mazG gene encoding nucleoside triphosphate pyrophosphohydrolase has protein sequence MQHTRKEQMEAFGRFLDILDELRVKCPWDKKQTNESLRPNTIEETYELCDALMRDDKQDICKELGDVLLHVAFYAKIGSETGDFDIKDVCDRLCEKLIFRHPHVFGDVKAETAGQVSENWEQLKLKEKGGNKTVLSGVPAALPSLIKAYRIQDKARNVGFDWEEREQVWDKVKEEIGEFQAEVARMDKQKAEEEFGDVMFSLINAARLYKINPDNALEHTNQKFIRRFNYVEAHSIKEGRNLHDMTLEEMDKLWEEAKALEKKGN, from the coding sequence ATGCAACATACAAGAAAGGAACAGATGGAAGCCTTCGGCCGCTTCCTCGACATACTCGACGAACTGCGTGTGAAATGTCCCTGGGACAAGAAGCAGACCAACGAAAGCCTGCGTCCCAATACCATTGAAGAGACTTATGAACTATGCGATGCCCTGATGCGCGACGATAAGCAGGATATCTGCAAAGAACTGGGAGACGTGCTGCTCCACGTGGCTTTCTATGCCAAGATAGGTTCGGAAACCGGCGATTTCGACATAAAGGATGTATGCGACCGCTTATGTGAAAAGCTTATCTTCCGCCATCCCCACGTATTCGGTGATGTGAAAGCGGAGACTGCAGGACAGGTATCCGAAAACTGGGAACAGTTGAAACTCAAGGAAAAAGGGGGCAACAAAACGGTGTTGAGCGGTGTGCCCGCCGCCCTGCCCTCGCTCATCAAGGCATACCGCATTCAGGACAAAGCCCGCAACGTGGGTTTCGACTGGGAAGAACGGGAACAGGTGTGGGATAAAGTAAAAGAAGAAATCGGAGAATTCCAAGCCGAAGTGGCCCGCATGGACAAGCAGAAAGCAGAAGAGGAATTCGGTGACGTAATGTTCAGCCTTATCAATGCCGCACGCCTGTATAAAATAAATCCGGACAATGCACTGGAGCATACCAACCAGAAGTTTATCCGCCGCTTCAACTATGTGGAAGCACATAGCATCAAGGAAGGCAGAAACCTGCACGACATGACGCTGGAAGAAATGGATAAA
- a CDS encoding DUF3810 domain-containing protein, with protein MKRSITTAGVRFRGNSLLLIFFLLLVLCVQTVPGLGDAYAMYVYPSIARALSSFSRLVPFAIGDLFIALSIAGVLLYPVYARCIRKQKWNRILLKDVKYLLWVYVWFYLAWGLNYSQKNFYERTRIPYTAYTPDNFRSFTDSYIENLNSSYTDITSVEKELVCRESVRVYNQIGDSLGVHRPFHQTPRAKTMLFTPLISMVGVTGSMGPFFCEFTLNGDLLPSQYPATYAHELAHLLGITSEAEANFYAYQVCTRSQVQAIRFSGYLSVLPHVLNNARQLMAEEEYAQLFRRIRPEIIGLAKKNSEYWMKKYNPVIGRIQDRIYDLYLKGNKIESGRKNYSEVVGLLISYEEWKKNSIFASIMFN; from the coding sequence ATGAAGCGTAGCATAACAACAGCAGGAGTGAGATTCAGAGGCAATTCATTACTTTTGATATTTTTTTTGTTGCTCGTATTGTGCGTGCAGACAGTGCCCGGTTTGGGAGATGCCTACGCCATGTACGTATACCCGTCCATCGCCCGGGCACTTTCGTCCTTCTCCCGGCTTGTACCTTTCGCCATCGGCGACCTGTTCATTGCGCTAAGTATCGCCGGCGTACTTCTCTACCCTGTTTACGCACGCTGCATCCGCAAACAGAAATGGAACCGTATCCTGCTGAAAGATGTAAAGTATCTTCTATGGGTGTACGTATGGTTCTATCTGGCATGGGGACTGAATTACTCGCAAAAAAACTTTTACGAGCGGACGCGCATTCCTTACACAGCCTATACTCCTGATAACTTTCGGAGTTTTACAGACAGCTATATCGAGAATCTGAACAGCTCTTACACCGATATTACGTCGGTCGAAAAAGAGCTGGTCTGCCGTGAAAGCGTACGGGTCTATAATCAAATCGGTGACTCCTTAGGCGTTCACCGCCCCTTCCATCAAACGCCCCGCGCAAAGACAATGCTGTTCACCCCACTGATTTCCATGGTAGGCGTCACCGGCAGCATGGGACCTTTCTTCTGCGAGTTCACCCTGAACGGTGACTTGCTCCCCTCGCAATATCCGGCTACTTACGCCCACGAGCTTGCCCACTTATTGGGTATCACCAGCGAGGCGGAAGCCAACTTCTACGCCTATCAGGTATGTACACGCTCGCAAGTGCAGGCCATCCGCTTCAGCGGTTACCTTTCCGTACTGCCGCATGTCCTGAACAACGCCCGCCAGCTCATGGCTGAAGAGGAATACGCGCAGCTCTTCCGGCGCATACGTCCGGAGATTATCGGACTGGCAAAGAAGAACAGCGAGTACTGGATGAAGAAATACAATCCTGTAATCGGCCGCATTCAGGACCGGATATACGACTTATACCTGAAAGGAAACAAGATAGAAAGCGGGCGGAAAAACTACTCGGAAGTGGTAGGTCTGCTGATTTCGTATGAGGAATGGAAGAAAAACAGTATCTTTGCGTCAATAATGTTTAATTAA